GGCCGGCGGCGTGGCGCTCGTCTCCAAGGACCCGGACAACATCCGCGAGATCGCGCTGCGGGAGTACACCGAGCTGGTGCTCGACGAGACGGAGGTGTCAGAGGCCACGCTGGTGCGCGACGTGCTCTACGCCTGCCAGGGCATCGACGGACGCTACGTTCGGTACGACAAGGCCAGCGACACCTACGACCTGCCCGCCGGAGTCCACGTGCCCAGCTCCACTCGCACCCTGGTACGCAAGCTGTGCGAGGTCGGCTGGCTGTTCCGCAAGGTGCGAGGCTTCGTTTCCGACAATGTGAGCCGCTTGCCCTCTCATGCCGCCGCCGAGGTCGGCACTGTTGCTCAGGCCTTCTGCTCAGCTCTACAGGAGGAACTGTCTGATTACTATAAGCTGCTTGCAGTTCTAGAGTCGTACTCGTTGAACCCGATCCCAACACCTGGGTCTGATTCGGGTGTGTCAGGTAATTACCTCTCGCTGCGGCGTCTTGTTGTGTGGCTTGCTGAGCCTGCGGTGAAAATGCGCTTGATGGCTGTCTTGGTGGATGGATGCCGTGGTTTGAGAGGTGGTGGAATGGCTGGTGCGATCCACGGGCACGCACAGCATGGGGATCCCATGGTTCAAGACTTCATGGGCCGCTTGCTGCGGCGAGTCTGCTCACCACTCTTTGAAATGGTCCGAAGCTGGGTGCTTGAAGGTGAATTGGAGGATGTATTTGGCGAGTTCTTCATTGTTGGGCAGCCAGTTAAGGCTGAATCTTTGTGGCGGGAGGGCTACCTTATTCAGTCTGATATGCTACCGAGTTTCATTTCTCCGGTGCTGGCACAAAGGATCCTCAGAACAGGGAAGTCAATCAACTTTCTCAGAGTTTGCTGTGATGATAATGGTTGGGCTGAGGCTGCCACTGAGGCTGCAGCCTATGTTGGCACCACAACAAGTCGAGGTGGGCTTGGCTATGGGCAGATTGATGCTTTGGAGGCATTGGTGGTAGAAGCAGCCAAGAGGATTGATCAACGTTTGATGGATGTGATCCATAAGCGATACCGATTTAAAGACCATTGTCTTGCTATCAAGAGATATTTGCTTCTTGGGCAGGGTGATTTTGTTCAGTATCTGATGGATGTTGTTGGTCCAGAGTTGTCAGAACCAGCCAATAGAATTAGCTCCTTCCACCTTGCTGGCTTGCTTGAAACTGCAATACGTGCGTCTGATGCGCAATATGATGACCGTGACATCTTGGACCGGATAAGAGTAAAGATGATGGATCACGGAGAAGGTGATCGTGGCTGGGACGTCTTCTCCTTGGAGTATGACGCTAGGGTCCCTCTGGACACGGTGTTCACAGCTTCAGTCATGAAGATGTACCTCAAGATATTCAACTTCCTATGGAAGCTTAAGCGTGTTGACCATTCTCTGACTGGAGTCTGGAAGACAATGAAGCCTAATTGCATTGTTTCTTCTCCATTCTACAAGGAAGGGACAAGCATCAGGGCTCAGTTTGTTTCAGTTCTTCGGAAATGCCAAGTTCTGTTTAATGAGATGAACCATTTTGTGACCAACTTCCAGTACTACATTATGTTTGAGGTCCTGGAGGTTTCCTGGGCCCGTTTTTCAGAAGAAATGGATGCAGCAAAAGATTTGGATGATCTTCTCATGGGACATGATAAGTATCTCACTTCAATTGTGGAGAAGTCCCTCCTGGGTGAGCGGTCCCTGGGAATTTTGAGAAATCTATTTGCTTTGTTTGACATCATATTACAGTTCCGCAGCCATGCTGATAGGTGGTTTGAACGGATATATGAGTTGCAACTAAGGTTAGATTATTGCAGAAATAGCTAATGCCATCTTTCCCTCAAAATCTCATCACATCTACCGTTTGATTTACTTTTAAGTTCTCCTTTGTACTGCAGGGGAAAGAGTAAACCGAAAACAAAATCCAAGGAAACAGGTTCATGGCTGGAGGGGGGCAGAAAAGCCATGATTCAACTCGCAGGGGAACTATTTCGGAAAATGGGTGAAGATTTGGATAGCATTGCGAAAGATTATACAGCTTCTCTCGACTCATTTATCTCCCAGTTGCCCCTGCAGCAACACGTTGATTTGAAGTTCCTTCTCTTTCGTTTGGACTTCACTGAATACTACAGCCGTGTTTCGTCCAACAAATGAAATGAGTGTGTGCTTCTAATGCGGAAGAAATAGGTGTTAGATACACTTTTTGGTTGGGGTGGGTGCTTATCATTGATCATTATCTGATATTTCTCGCCCACATTAGTTAGTACCTTTTCTAGTTTTAGTTCATCTTTTTGGAGTATATTTGAAGTGCTGGTATTTGCTTCTCAAGATGGCTTTGGTAACACTGAAATATCTTTGACTTGTGACTGGATTGATTATTTATGTATTGTGAATTGAGGGCCAGCATGTTCTCAAATACTACACTTGGTACTTCCACCTCATAATTTCACAAAAAAGCAATGCATCTGTTTGTTACCCAGATCATGCTTCACACAGACCTCATTCTATCATATGTATTGCGTCATACATTTTTTTCCTTTCTGCCTTTCAAAGGAATATAATGTTCACTCACTGCAGTTCTACAGTTGTGTATTGGTAACTCTCTGCCGTCATATTTCTTTATGAATCCACGACTGATTTCAGACTACTGTGTAGTATTGATAATTCTAGAAGGTGTTTTGCTTATGAACATGACCGCGACAACTGATCTCAGACTTACTTTCTTGGAATTTGATAAAATAAACTATTTGCTAGGTGCGTTTCCCAGGACAATTTAGTTTCAGCATATGATATATCTCTTCGGTATTTTGGACTATCTGTTTGGTACAGCTGGTGCCTGGTGGTGCTACTTTGTATCAGGGTGGCACTTACTGCTGTTCCTAGTTATGCTTAACCAGTAGATACCCCTGTAAATGCGTCCTAAACTGTCTCCATCTTGCAGGCTCATGAAAAAACTGATGAAGCAACACTCTAAAATCCAGGATGTACATGAACAGGTAAGAACAGCTGCAAGGGATGATTGAATTCTGTAGGTGGATTGATTGAACGATGAGACTAGTCTAACTCTTTTGCTTTCTGTTGCTGCTAAAACAGTTGAAAAGGAAGTTATGATCTCAAAGCTAAGCCTAATGATGAAAGTGTATCAGTTATGTCATCTGACGCACAGATTGTTGATTGGCAAGGAAATGATTATCTTTCTAATTTCTaaatatatactccctctgtcaGGAAATACttccatttttatccatttctccGATAAGTATTTTCGGATGGAGTATTTTGTTAGTACTACTCAAGTATTGTATGTTACTTCCTTTCTGAGAGTTGCTGTTTTCCTCACATTTTGCATGAATCCCTTCCAACCAGTACATGAAATGGAGGAGCATCTCAAGGGGAAAGTGAAAGAAAGGAATCAAATAATAGCAGATGAAAATCAGAAGCTGCACGCATTGAGGTGAACTGCAGTGCCTTGAACCTAGAGAAAAGAAAGTAGAGGCAATGATCGCTGAGGTGATGTTCTTTATTCTGAATATATTGCTGGTTCAAACTTAAAATCCTTTTAATATGAGAAACATCATTAAATTGGTGATTCTTGTGAGGTCTTATTACTCACAAGAATTAAAATCACggcacttattttggaacggagggagtagtatttattGCCGCCTGTTCGTGCAGAAGTACGATACTAGCTGTCCATCTCTTTGATAGTTAAAGCCTGCAGGTTTAGCTGCATTATGTTAATTGTATCTTTTTTTTCTCCTGAAAATAACTGACATATCACGTTTCTGTATATCACCACATAGGCTTCGAATTTGTGTTCGGAAGCTGCTTCAGTAAGGACTGCTGCCACAGCAGAACAGCAGAAGATTCACGCAAAATTCAACAACATTGTGAAGGCGGTACGTGTCAGCTAGAAGACTGTTTTGTAAAATAATCAATAGAGCATGCATCTTTTCAAATATATCTGTAGGTGCTAATATATTGATTCTTTCTGTAGTTCAACACCTACATGGATAGCGTTGGCCCTTTCCTCGAGCAAGTCTAGGAGATTGGCAGGTTAGATCACCGAGCTCTCAAGGCCATCTAAATACCTTTCACGCTTAATAGAAGCACCTACCTGTGAGGCTGTGACTAGAAGCCAGACTGAATATTGCCCAAGTCGATATTTGACCTGTTTCATAATGTAGGCCAGCAGCTGAGGATTTCTGATCGAATGATCCAGTTTGCTGTTTCCGAATGTGGAGGCAACTGGCAGGGGATGGAGCCTCTGTTCCCGACCCATCTGCCGCCGTCACAACAAAAACCACGTCCAGAGCCAGTGCAATGAGCAAGAAGTCGAGGGCTCGGAAAAGGACATGAGCTGTGGTTCTTACCAGTGCATGGAGGGAAAACCCAGTAAATATCTCTGTTTATGTGGGCATGGTGCTGTAGTGGTGCCTCTAGCTGCTATTTATGCGCTGGTTCGGTTCGGGGCTAGTTATTGATCGAGGTAACCGAATGCTGCCGATGTTATTTTCTACTCCTTCCATTCGGAAATAAATGACGTGGTTTTAGTTTTTGACACTTCAATCTTTTGCTTCGGTTGTGACTTGTCATCAGATACGATGGCTTTGTCGTCTTACCGATACAATTGGAACCTGACACTCTTCTTTCGTTGGGCAAAGTGAGGGATTTATGTCTATACTTCAAACATCATCATGCATTATATTAGAACCAACTTCTGAATTCCTGAAACTGAATTTGGAACCACACATAATTTATACTTCATCACATCCAGAATGCTTGATGCTATTATTTCTGGTAGGGATGAAGTTTTCTCCAGCCACTTTTGGCAACATTTCTTCCGGTTAACTGTCACTCACTGAATATGAGTAGCGCTAGCCACCCAGAGACAGAGGGATTAAACCAGTGTCTGGAAACTTACTCGAGATGTTCCCACAAATGGGACCATTGGTTGCCGTTAGCTGAGTTCTGGTATAAcacaagtactccctctgtaaactaatataagagcgtttagatcactactttagtaatctaaacgctcttatattagtttacggagggagtaatactTGAAGATTACACAAGTAATACTTGGAGATTCAACCGTAGGTGCAAATGACAGTTGCTCGGAGGACGGATAAAAATTTGGCGTTCAATTATTTTGACAGTTCGCTTATACAGAGAGCAGTAAAATCCACCCTGTGGTCCATGTATCTGTTTTGAAGAAAGCAGTGCCACCGTTTCGGGAGGTATGTCTGGATCTTCATGAAATTTGTACCAATACCGATCATGTTGCTCAGCCGATAAATGTCCACGATCGGCGCCAGGTACAACAAGATGACGGTGTGTTAACGCAAGTGTTGGTCCATAGGGGAGGCCTGCCAGATAAATGGGCGACCTATACCAAAATCTTCAGTTATGTCCACAGAAGTAGTTCCATCTTGGTGCCCGCCTAATGCTGGGAAAGTTAAGTTGAACTGCATAGATAGTAGTAGTGGTAGTAAAACTAGCACGTACGATTGCCGTGTATCAGGAACTATATACCGCCTAGTGTGCTGCTAGGGATGTCATGACCGTGACAATAACCACCCGTTTTCTTGTCTCAGTGCACTTTCTTCACCCATGGTGAAACACTCGGGGACCAGATAGCCCCTCGACCGTGATGTGCTTCAACTACAATAGTGTCTCTCACAAACAGGCACATGTACACAAACACTTGACACGAACTTCATGACTCACCCCGCCTTAATTAGCGGCATCATGTTGCCCGTCTCATATCGGCATTTCACTGACTATGGCGTAATCGAAGCCAACATCTCACCAATTTCGTACAACAATGATTTCACACTGTCGACATGGCGACCACACACCATATCACACTGGCCTTGCGCCAACACACGGCTTCATTATCTGTCTAACTCCCCGGAAGATGATCTTGACGCACTCCGCCGGACGACGACCGCCGCCCTTGCTAACAATAGTGTGCTCGCCGTTTTTGCCTTGTCGCTCCACCATACTATGATCTACCCCCGTGAGGCGCTAGCATGAGTGACCTCTCCTGGACATGCACGACTTTAAATCTTGGACCTCACCCCCGCATGGGTTTGCCAAGGATCCATCACATCGAAATAACACTAACTAGAGTAGACCACTCGTGTTGTAATTTGAAACATACAcaaacatatactccctccgttccaaatcgacgagtaatttggaacggagggagtacctgcTATGATCATGATTTGGAAGCTAACCAAATCAGCAAGCTCGGATTATTTTCCAAATTCCAATAGATATTACTCCTTACTCTTTGCGAATGAGTTGTCATGTGTGACGCGCTATGTATGCCAAGCTGTAAATCTTAGTCGATGCTATCATCTTGTCTTTCTCAGAGAGTTAAACACACTATTGTTGTGTGAAAATAGTACAGGCACGAAAAATGTATAGCCCAGAGACAATGTACGTAGCATTTAAATGGCGCGTCGCAGCACCCATGATCAAGCTAGCCTTAGGAGAATTTTGGCCCTCACGGCAAATGTCGCAGCGCGCATGATCAAGCTAGTCTTGGGAGAATTTTAGCCCTCACAACAATAAGCTCACACTTATACACTATATTCTTCACTGCATTGATTTCGTAGGCTACAGCCTTGATGTTAAATCACCACCCGGAAACATCGGTTGAAGAACCTCTTGAGGTGACAAGATCCAAATGGACTTCACGATGATCGCAAACTCCCTGCAGCATCAATGCCAAAAATGTCAGGGTAACCGACCAGTATAATCGTTCATCATGAACAGTAAAAGAAAAGAGGGCAGTGTTCTAAACTTCTCATTTTTTCAAGGAAATATGCACACATTAATTTGTGTTTCGGTTGTATCAATTCCTGACATTTTTAACAGATTCTAGTTTCTCGGGGAATATTTGAGACAGGGAATCTTGAGAAGTTCATATTGCCATAGGCAGAAAGTTGACGGTGGACTTACTCCCATGGGCCATCACCGAGAAGTAGGAAGTCACCCTCATCATCCTGGTAGATACACTTCCAACCTATACTCTGTCGATCTTCGAGTTGCCCTTCCATGCCAAACATGTGGGCCAAAGCTTGATTCAGTTCTCCATATCCAGAGAAGCTACCAATGTCAATGGAACGGCTTATAGCCCCACGTTTGTGCACCTGACACACATAGGTTAGGATAACATGCAGAAAAATGTTTAAGAAGAACACTGTACTATCATTTGGCTGAGCAAATAGTCCTGATTTCCAACTTTCTAAAGCTAATAGCACAACACCCATGCGACAATGTTTAAGAAGAACACTGCACTATCATTTGGCTGAGCAAAAATCATCCATACCCGTTCTCATTTAAATTGTTTGGGCCAGGTCAACAGTTAGCGTGGCCCGAAGATGAATGAACCACCGGCACCAATTGAAGATCTTCATAGGAGTAAGGATATATTATTCCTAAATAATTTCCTTTTTCTTTACAGAAAATTACAGTTAAATACGCCCCTTATAGTCCTTATCGTAATGCCTCGCAAATTAGTTACTCTTATGAATCAGGAAACATATACTGCTTGAAAAACATAGTGTCGAGAGGAAAGAGCAAACCTTAGTTAATGGCATCCTCTGGCCAAGGGGCGAGGCGCCGGGAGTTTCTGTTCAACGAGGCGTCATCCTTAATTAGAGAATCGATGGAACCGAAAGCCCCGCCACCAAAAAACGGAATGGGCCGAGCAAAATGGAGGAGCGATGGGTGGGGGAGGGACGAGGTTTCTCACCTGACCACGGGCGGGCGGGCGGAGATTCGGCTGCCGAGCAGAACAGAGCAGAGCAGAGGGCGGAGGAGCCAAAGTGTAGTGGTGGTACACAACTACTGATCAACTGGCTCTTGTGCGGTGCGCGTAGGGGCACCCAACAATCAACAATGCGGTCGGCGAACAAGCACTTTGCCGTCCCATCGGTCAAATCGGCACACAGAATTATTGGTTCCCTCGTCAGGCCAGATCAGATACGATGTACTGTACCCACTCGTCGAAATAAATCACTTTTCTGAACGCGATGGTTGGTCGAGGGAAGTGGTATCCCAGCCCATCAGGTCTTAAGTTTTGATGCTCGCATAAATTCTGGTGTGTTAAAAAAAATCAGTTTTCTGAATAATGGCAGGCCAGGGCACGGGTTGGCCCAGCCGTAGCTCCGGCGCTGCACTATTTGTGAACCAACTTGTGGTTGGGTGGGTAAAGGACAATGATATCCCTAATCCATCAAAGTTAAAGTCTTGATGCTCAcatttttctgaatttattttAGGATTTTCGGCGAGTCGCCTACATTGATTTTGTAATAATATAACCGAAAAAAAAGATTTTGTAATAATATGCCCGACTCGGTCTCTCGGAGGTGCTTATATGGATAGAGTGTGCATGCGTGCATTCATGGAGTGAATGTATGCGTGTATATATGAGCGCTTTGTGTCTGTACTATGTTAATAAAAAATCAATTTTTTAAGCACCGGCTCTACTTTCCTTTTTCACTCCGTACTACATTAGGCTTGTCTGACGCATAACTATTcgaaagtttgaccaagtttataaaaaaaaattcaacattCTTAATACAAAATTGATATTATTAGACACATAGTAAAATAGCAAGGAATATACATGCAACACACGTTTCGTTGAAGTCAAATTGTGAATACTTAGATCACGTCTCAACTAATAGAATTAACTAGTTTTTGTGCATGTGAGTTGttacaccatatctagtaaagacAACAATAAATCATATATGTACATGATATTCATGTCACTGTTACTCATACCCATAACTTACCAAAGAGACCATCTAAATCTAATGAGAATTTCATGGGCTCTGTACCTCTCAATCATTGCATCTAATTCGTCTTAGCCCTTCCCGCCTTGTTTCCCCTCCCCTCCTATCTTGTCTAGTCGCCCCACACTTTCCCTTCTTTTCTAGGTGTGCACCCTACTCCAACAGCTCCAAGTGGAAATCCGCCTCACACAATCGACAAACACATAATATGAAGAATACCGTAAATCTACCATTACATTGAGGTTATGAGGTCAATTCAACAATTAGAAAAAGTACAATAAAAAATCTGGTGAACTATACTTAGGTCTCTAGTGTTGGAGTTGCAAGATCTATTTTCATCATTAGTGACATGGAATTATTGGAGTTAAAAAAATGTCCCTAAAAAAATATACTTATTGTTATCACAATAACTGGTTTGAACAAGCAATTTTGATTACTAATATTAGTTACTCAAAATATAGTTTAAGTGCAAGGTTGCAAAGTAAATGGATGTTTAGAAATTAGAAATGAAAACAACAAGTTATCCAAACTTAGAAATACCTGCAAAGGAGATTAAAAGTTGGCCAAAAAACATCATCCACACATCAGTTCAAGTGGCCAAGCAAGGAGTAAATACAAGAATAGCTTTATGTTATATTTGATGCTAATGTGTCCAAATAACATCTTGACCGACACGCGTCCTGCAACAAGAATCAGTTGTCCTACCGCAGGCCCTATCCACACGCCGGGTTGCGTCGATAATTAAGATAATGAAACCAGACAAGAGCTTTGGGCGTTTAATGACTACACCTCAGTTATCCCCAAGGATATGATCCATGTTACCCTACTGAACCTTACTGTCATCGGTGTTCGGTATAACACTTCACGGTCCCCTTGTTCCTAGCCTTACCGGTGATCGGTCTCCATGATCCTAGGTACCTGCAGGGATGAAGAATCGCGGACAAGACATGAGATATCTCATCACTGGTACatcgaggtgctatacaaacggttttaacccctttccgtgatggCGTTCTGAACCGTCGtctagtgagtgactgcgatgggggggggggggtctttcccacacgacccagaaaccgtcggggatacgCCCTCCTGgtacacacgctcggcaaaatgaggtcgtgtgcgacggGCGAGCGACCAAATACAATTGTACAGGCCCAATCGGTCCGGTCGTAAGTACaccccacacagtcagtcccaaACAAATGTTTTCGTTTGttatgtacattccacacagtcaatccaaggaataggtttccgttcttatgtacatcccacacagtcaaaccagggaaaacatttccgttcgtatgtacatcccacatagtcaatccagggaaaatgtttccgttcatatgtacatcccacgcagttttatgtataggctcgtgtgtgataggtgtaactatcacacacgctctgcctcgGTTAACCGTTTGCTTTTATTCAACTACATCACATACGATTTGATGAAgtaaactgtgtggcattgggctatccatcacaagcgcttttactgctagaaccgtttgcaaagttcatgacccatttagcaggtttattagttaaCAGTTAATAATTCCaatattacgcaaattcacatttcatatcgaacatcggtttgccaatttcatatcaggcacataaatatattttaacatcacagtacgatagctacctgaaaacaacatagtacaacatatagctagttcagcTTCATAAggacaatatattcatttccctaattgagatcatccaggctcgtcttatccacctctgcttccagttcagtaagaacctgttttgcactggtcaactgggaaagtgcctcctgcttcgccaacaccatcttagcaaagttcgatttaaaaaatctgagctcattctccaccttcctcgttttatcccgcatcttcaaatattcttcagtgTTGACAatactttctctaagcctacctctgttctcttcctcatacatgctccagagctttactaggcacatcttcaaagactgtggccactcttgatcaacccactccaagtaagaacacttgcGTTCATCCTAtgatatttaaaactagatcagtaacaattgtaggggaaatgggtttatagcaacatagaaaatcgccaatacttcttttgaaaaactgaagaaacaggttaattatgacatatcttctcgaaaagatcaatgtgcaaatgaattaattgctactgagacaacaaccaaattctgaaacatcagaagctataattaactacaacaacactacaagttcttactcatgtactacaaataacaaattgaacattttatgaggaagctaAATGTAACTGCAACAACATAGCggcagtgtttggatgacagcaaaatgatactaacaggtgtgtacatgcacaaatttagtaacatagaactaatagcactaaggccgtccactatgtatgccaaaaccggCGTAAAGACAACTTTTGCTACAtttcgcaccggtgccctgcactggcgagccgatgcagcggaaaagaATCAGGAACCGGgactccggagcacctagttgctccgatgccgagttccttcgtgccataaagatttagtattttactgcttggctgctcggatgtgtggaccaaagttggctgcacaaactgctgaagcggtgccaaataattttctaacaGCACTGatgatgagatggcaacatttttagatactaggtacaaactgtgacattgtcttaggatgcgtttggttgaaggtgtgttatgaatgggttgggaccatgac
The sequence above is a segment of the Aegilops tauschii subsp. strangulata cultivar AL8/78 chromosome 6, Aet v6.0, whole genome shotgun sequence genome. Coding sequences within it:
- the LOC109734177 gene encoding gamma-tubulin complex component 3; the protein is MDEHQAGDLVKELVLRLVPADSGGALRFAHRLLSSRLAPAVLPDEHALAESVKRRLAASGRPDDALAFAELHSKLSARSRPASLWPLLYLLDSLSSHRRGAASCLPDLPTAAPPRQASRAPGTPAGGVALVSKDPDNIREIALREYTELVLDETEVSEATLVRDVLYACQGIDGRYVRYDKASDTYDLPAGVHVPSSTRTLVRKLCEVGWLFRKVRGFVSDNVSRLPSHAAAEVGTVAQAFCSALQEELSDYYKLLAVLESYSLNPIPTPGSDSGVSGNYLSLRRLVVWLAEPAVKMRLMAVLVDGCRGLRGGGMAGAIHGHAQHGDPMVQDFMGRLLRRVCSPLFEMVRSWVLEGELEDVFGEFFIVGQPVKAESLWREGYLIQSDMLPSFISPVLAQRILRTGKSINFLRVCCDDNGWAEAATEAAAYVGTTTSRGGLGYGQIDALEALVVEAAKRIDQRLMDVIHKRYRFKDHCLAIKRYLLLGQGDFVQYLMDVVGPELSEPANRISSFHLAGLLETAIRASDAQYDDRDILDRIRVKMMDHGEGDRGWDVFSLEYDARVPLDTVFTASVMKMYLKIFNFLWKLKRVDHSLTGVWKTMKPNCIVSSPFYKEGTSIRAQFVSVLRKCQVLFNEMNHFVTNFQYYIMFEVLEVSWARFSEEMDAAKDLDDLLMGHDKYLTSIVEKSLLGERSLGILRNLFALFDIILQFRSHADRWFERIYELQLRGKSKPKTKSKETGSWLEGGRKAMIQLAGELFRKMGEDLDSIAKDYTASLDSFISQLPLQQHVDLKFLLFRLDFTEYYSRVSSNK